From a region of the Agromyces ramosus genome:
- a CDS encoding ABC transporter substrate-binding protein — protein MKSKLLAATGIAAVAAAALTGCSGGEPEASCTNEIVNPEATQVSVWAWYPSFEAVVDLFNESHDDVQICWTNAGQGNDEYTKFSTAIEAGSGAPDVIMLEAEVLSSFSIRDALVDLSEYGAGDVAADYTEGAWKDVSSGDAVYAIPVDGGPMGMLYRQDILDEYGIPVPTTWDEFAAAAQALKDAGAPGVLADFPTNGRAYNQALFAQAGSVPFEYDNAKPTEIGIEVNDQGSKDVLAYWQGLVDQGLVATDDAFTADYNTKLVDGSYAVYIAAAWGPGYLGGLSDADADAVWKAAPVPQWDPANPVQINWGGSTFAVTSQAKDPEAAAIVAKEVFGTEEAWKIGIEEAALFPLWKPVLESDYFRDLEYPFFGGQQINKDVFLPAAAGYTGFTFSPFQNYAYDQLTEELFAMVEGEKDSAAALDDLQASLEQYATEQGFTLN, from the coding sequence ATGAAGTCGAAGCTCCTTGCCGCGACCGGCATCGCCGCCGTAGCGGCCGCAGCCCTCACCGGATGCTCGGGCGGCGAGCCCGAAGCATCCTGCACCAACGAGATCGTGAATCCCGAGGCCACCCAGGTCAGCGTCTGGGCCTGGTACCCGTCGTTCGAGGCCGTCGTCGACCTCTTCAACGAGTCCCACGACGACGTGCAGATCTGCTGGACGAATGCCGGCCAGGGCAACGACGAGTACACGAAGTTCTCGACCGCGATCGAGGCGGGCTCTGGAGCCCCCGACGTGATCATGCTCGAGGCCGAGGTGCTCTCGAGCTTCTCGATCCGCGATGCGCTCGTCGACCTCTCCGAGTACGGCGCGGGCGACGTCGCGGCCGACTACACCGAAGGCGCTTGGAAGGATGTCTCGAGCGGCGACGCCGTCTACGCGATCCCGGTCGACGGCGGCCCGATGGGCATGCTCTACCGCCAGGACATCCTCGACGAGTACGGCATCCCCGTGCCGACCACGTGGGATGAGTTCGCCGCCGCCGCCCAGGCGCTGAAGGACGCCGGTGCGCCCGGAGTGCTCGCCGACTTCCCGACGAACGGCCGCGCCTACAACCAGGCGCTGTTCGCCCAAGCGGGCTCCGTGCCCTTCGAGTACGACAACGCGAAGCCGACCGAGATCGGCATCGAGGTCAACGACCAGGGCTCGAAGGACGTGCTCGCCTACTGGCAGGGCCTCGTCGACCAGGGCCTCGTCGCCACCGATGACGCGTTCACTGCCGACTACAACACGAAGCTCGTCGACGGCAGCTACGCCGTCTACATCGCGGCGGCATGGGGGCCCGGCTACCTCGGCGGCCTCTCCGACGCCGACGCCGACGCCGTCTGGAAGGCCGCACCGGTCCCGCAGTGGGATCCCGCCAACCCCGTGCAGATCAACTGGGGCGGCTCGACCTTCGCGGTGACGAGTCAGGCGAAGGACCCCGAGGCGGCGGCCATCGTCGCGAAGGAGGTGTTCGGCACCGAGGAGGCGTGGAAGATCGGCATCGAGGAGGCCGCGCTGTTCCCGCTGTGGAAGCCGGTCCTCGAGTCCGACTACTTCCGCGACCTCGAGTACCCGTTCTTCGGCGGTCAGCAGATCAACAAGGACGTGTTCCTCCCGGCAGCGGCCGGCTACACCGGATTCACGTTCAGCCCCTTCCAGAACTACGCCTACGACCAGCTGACCGAAGAGCTCTTCGCGATGGTCGAGGGTGAGAAGGACTCGGCGGCCGCGCTCGACGACCTCCAGGCGTCGCTCGAGCAGTACGCGACCGAGCAGGGCTTCACGCTGAACTAG
- a CDS encoding carbohydrate ABC transporter permease, which yields MTTQLTTAAPPAPAAARPTRRSGGSTLVRRRQRWGWFFVVPFLVVFALFLIFPLCYAFGMSLFTSTLATGTDFTGFANYAKAFSDPLFMEGLLRVLAFAAVMIPAQLLVALAAALVLDSLATWVSKLSRLLIFAPYAIPVVIGALMWSFLYSPRFGPSASIFGLVGLPTPDFLASDTVFGSLVNIVTWQWAGYYMVVIYAALRSIDPSIYEAARIDGANGWQTATRIKVPMISSSMVMVITFALIGTLQFFTEPVVLRNIAQGAIDAAYTPNMYAFSLAFSYSQFNYASAIAFSLGVLVFAGSYVFLFLTRKQSGLK from the coding sequence ATGACCACCCAGCTCACCACCGCGGCACCGCCGGCGCCGGCCGCGGCTCGGCCGACGCGCCGATCCGGCGGCTCGACGCTGGTGCGACGACGCCAGCGGTGGGGCTGGTTCTTCGTCGTGCCCTTCCTCGTCGTGTTCGCACTCTTCCTGATCTTCCCGCTCTGCTATGCGTTCGGCATGAGCCTGTTCACCTCGACGCTCGCGACGGGCACCGACTTCACGGGCTTCGCGAACTATGCGAAGGCCTTCAGCGACCCGCTGTTCATGGAGGGCCTCCTGCGGGTGCTCGCGTTCGCGGCGGTCATGATCCCCGCCCAGCTGCTCGTGGCGCTCGCGGCCGCCCTCGTGCTCGATTCGCTCGCGACGTGGGTCTCCAAGCTCTCGCGGCTCCTGATCTTCGCGCCGTACGCCATTCCGGTCGTGATCGGGGCGCTCATGTGGAGCTTCCTCTACAGCCCCCGCTTCGGCCCGAGCGCGAGCATCTTCGGCCTCGTCGGGCTGCCGACGCCCGACTTCCTCGCCTCCGACACCGTGTTCGGCAGTCTCGTGAACATCGTCACGTGGCAGTGGGCGGGCTACTACATGGTCGTGATCTACGCGGCGCTCCGCTCGATCGACCCCTCCATCTACGAGGCGGCTCGCATCGACGGCGCGAACGGCTGGCAGACGGCGACGCGCATCAAGGTGCCGATGATCTCGTCGTCGATGGTCATGGTGATCACCTTCGCCCTCATCGGCACGCTGCAGTTCTTCACCGAACCGGTCGTGCTCCGCAACATCGCACAGGGCGCGATCGACGCCGCGTACACGCCGAACATGTACGCGTTCTCCCTCGCTTTCTCGTACAGCCAGTTCAACTACGCCTCGGCGATCGCCTTCTCGCTCGGCGTGCTGGTGTTCGCAGGCTCCTACGTGTTCCTCTTCCTCACGCGCAAGCAGAGCGGACTGAAGTGA
- a CDS encoding carbohydrate ABC transporter permease: MTIFSQRDVDLAEPLTTSTGLPSHVERGPRGGRRSGGRRIGSHVFLVILAIYFVIPIWWLFVAATKNTAGLFSSPAFWFDGNFAFFENVMGLFTHQGGIYWRWLGNSFLYAFAGGIGATVLAVLAGYGFAKYSFRGRSAVFTVILGSVMVPLTALVIPTFMLLSQYGIINTPWAVILPSLLSPFGVYLMRVYAQDAVPDEILEASRIDGAGEIRTFFTVALPLLRPAIVTVLLLSVVGTWNNFFLPLAVLNDEMLLPVTVGLNRWTALSNAGAGGEQVWNLITSGSFISVLPLILSFLFLQRYWQGGLSLGSIK, encoded by the coding sequence ATGACGATCTTCTCCCAGCGCGACGTCGACCTCGCCGAGCCGCTGACCACCTCGACTGGCCTCCCGTCGCACGTCGAACGTGGGCCGCGTGGCGGGCGGCGCTCCGGCGGCCGCCGAATCGGCTCCCACGTCTTCCTCGTGATCCTCGCGATCTACTTCGTGATCCCCATCTGGTGGCTGTTCGTGGCCGCCACGAAGAACACGGCCGGGCTGTTCTCGAGCCCCGCCTTCTGGTTCGACGGGAACTTCGCGTTCTTCGAGAACGTGATGGGCCTGTTCACCCACCAGGGCGGCATCTACTGGCGCTGGCTCGGCAACTCGTTCCTCTACGCCTTCGCGGGCGGCATCGGGGCGACGGTGCTCGCGGTGCTCGCGGGCTACGGCTTCGCCAAGTACAGCTTCCGCGGCCGCAGTGCGGTGTTCACGGTCATCCTGGGCTCGGTGATGGTGCCGCTCACGGCGCTCGTGATCCCGACGTTCATGCTGCTCAGCCAGTACGGCATCATCAACACGCCGTGGGCGGTGATCCTGCCGTCGCTGCTCAGCCCGTTCGGCGTGTACCTCATGCGCGTCTATGCGCAGGACGCCGTGCCCGACGAGATCCTCGAGGCATCCCGCATCGACGGCGCCGGCGAGATCCGCACGTTCTTCACGGTCGCGCTGCCGCTGCTGCGTCCCGCGATCGTGACGGTGCTGCTGCTCTCGGTCGTGGGCACGTGGAACAACTTCTTCCTTCCGCTCGCGGTGCTGAACGACGAGATGCTCCTGCCGGTGACGGTGGGCCTGAACCGCTGGACGGCGCTCTCGAACGCCGGCGCCGGGGGCGAGCAGGTCTGGAACCTGATCACCTCGGGCTCGTTCATCTCGGTGCTGCCGCTCATCCTGTCGTTCCTGTTCCTGCAGCGGTACTGGCAGGGCGGGCTCTCGCTCGGCAGCATCAAGTGA
- the arfA gene encoding arabinosylfuranosidase ArfA, with protein sequence MTSAHLTIDPHFTVGAIDRRVFGGFVEHLGRHVYDGIYEPGHATADEEGFRRDVIELVKELGVSTIRYPGGNFVSGFRWEDSVGPREERPRRLDLAWHSTETNEIGLHEFSSWLEKVGSELMLAVNLGTRGTLEALDLLEYTNIAGGTSLSQRRIDNGRTDAFGVKMWCLGNEMDGPWQLGHRSADDYGKIASQTAKAMRQLDPSIQLVACGSSSAHMPTFGEWERVVLTHTYDDVDYISCHAYYEEKNGDLDSFLASAVDMDRFIETVVATADHVRAVVGSEKTIDISFDEWNVWYIDRYHGVDKIEGIDNWPVAPRLLEDVYSVADAVVFGSLMISLLKHADRVTSASLAQLVNVIAPIMTEPGGPAWRQTTFFPFALTSRLAKGSALELKLESPTYETEAYGVVPQVDAVATHDAETGEAAVFLVNRNRTEPITVTIDVSGLGAVQVRSADTLADDDVYAKNTLADPERVGMQVNHSASLAVGTLTIELPPVSWTAVSLGA encoded by the coding sequence ATGACGTCCGCACACCTCACCATCGACCCTCACTTCACGGTCGGCGCGATCGACCGCCGCGTGTTCGGCGGCTTCGTCGAGCACCTCGGTCGCCACGTCTACGACGGCATCTACGAGCCGGGGCACGCGACCGCCGATGAGGAGGGCTTCCGCCGGGACGTCATCGAGCTCGTGAAGGAGCTCGGCGTCTCGACCATCCGCTACCCGGGCGGCAACTTCGTCTCGGGCTTCCGTTGGGAGGACTCGGTCGGCCCCCGCGAGGAGCGGCCGCGCCGGCTCGACCTCGCCTGGCACTCGACCGAGACGAACGAGATCGGGCTGCACGAGTTCTCGTCGTGGCTCGAGAAGGTCGGCAGCGAGCTGATGCTCGCGGTGAACCTCGGCACGCGCGGCACCCTCGAGGCGCTCGACCTGCTCGAGTACACGAACATCGCCGGCGGCACGTCGCTGTCGCAGCGACGCATCGACAACGGCAGGACCGACGCCTTCGGCGTGAAGATGTGGTGTCTCGGCAACGAGATGGACGGCCCGTGGCAGCTCGGCCACCGCTCCGCCGACGACTACGGCAAGATCGCCTCGCAGACCGCGAAGGCGATGCGGCAGCTCGACCCGTCGATCCAGCTCGTCGCGTGCGGCTCGTCGAGTGCGCACATGCCGACGTTCGGCGAGTGGGAGCGGGTCGTGCTCACGCACACCTACGACGACGTCGACTACATCTCGTGCCACGCGTACTACGAGGAGAAGAACGGCGACCTCGACTCGTTCCTCGCCTCGGCCGTCGACATGGACCGCTTCATCGAGACCGTCGTGGCGACCGCCGATCACGTCAGGGCGGTCGTCGGCAGCGAGAAGACCATCGACATCTCGTTCGACGAGTGGAACGTCTGGTACATCGACCGCTACCACGGCGTCGACAAGATCGAGGGCATCGACAACTGGCCGGTCGCGCCGCGACTGCTCGAAGACGTGTACTCGGTCGCCGATGCAGTCGTGTTCGGCAGCCTGATGATCTCGCTTCTCAAGCACGCCGACCGGGTCACGAGCGCGTCGCTCGCCCAGCTCGTCAACGTCATCGCGCCGATCATGACCGAGCCCGGCGGCCCGGCGTGGCGGCAGACCACGTTCTTCCCGTTCGCGCTCACCTCGCGGCTCGCCAAGGGCAGCGCCCTCGAGCTCAAGCTCGAATCGCCCACCTACGAGACCGAGGCCTACGGCGTCGTGCCGCAGGTCGACGCCGTCGCCACGCACGACGCCGAGACGGGCGAGGCCGCGGTCTTCCTCGTGAACCGCAACCGCACGGAGCCGATCACGGTGACGATCGACGTCTCGGGGCTCGGCGCCGTGCAGGTGCGCAGCGCCGACACGCTCGCCGACGACGACGTGTACGCGAAGAACACGCTCGCCGACCCCGAGCGCGTCGGGATGCAGGTGAACCACTCCGCCTCGCTCGCGGTGGGCACGCTCACGATCGAGCTGCCGCCCGTGTCGTGGACCGCCGTCTCGCTCGGCGCATGA
- a CDS encoding arabinan endo-1,5-alpha-L-arabinosidase, with product MIHGARRTSMAARPVFVGSARLGSARRLAALVLSAMAVIALAGCAGGSRARELTGDLMTHDPALAVEDGTSYVYSTGNATIADGNIQIRSSDDGRHWRYRGEVWEEKPDWLDEAVPGVSNLWAPELIEHDGTWYLYYSASTFGSNASVIALATNETLDPDSPDYEWVDAGQVLASTKADDFNAIDAGIVVDEAGDPWMSFGSFWSGIRMVPLEWPGGGRADASEPRHLADRQSPPNAVEAPYIVARDGDYFLFVSRDACCQGLDSTYNIAVGRSEAVDGPYLDRDGVPLVEGDRIGPGGQSVQGDTLALHYYDRRLNGSFQLALVELEWDAEGWPVAHW from the coding sequence ATGATCCACGGGGCGCGCCGCACGTCCATGGCGGCGCGCCCCGTGTTCGTCGGCTCGGCGCGTCTCGGCTCGGCACGTCGCCTCGCGGCGCTCGTGCTGTCGGCGATGGCGGTCATCGCCCTCGCCGGCTGTGCGGGCGGCAGCCGCGCGCGCGAGCTCACGGGCGACCTCATGACCCACGACCCCGCACTCGCCGTCGAGGACGGCACGAGCTACGTGTACTCGACCGGCAACGCGACGATCGCCGACGGCAACATCCAGATCCGCAGCTCCGACGACGGCCGCCACTGGCGGTACCGCGGCGAGGTGTGGGAGGAGAAGCCCGACTGGCTCGACGAGGCGGTCCCGGGGGTCTCGAACCTCTGGGCGCCCGAGCTCATCGAGCACGACGGCACCTGGTACCTGTACTACTCGGCGTCGACCTTCGGCTCGAACGCGTCGGTGATCGCGCTCGCGACGAACGAGACGCTCGATCCCGATTCGCCCGACTACGAGTGGGTGGATGCCGGCCAGGTGCTCGCCTCCACGAAGGCCGACGACTTCAACGCCATCGACGCCGGCATCGTCGTCGACGAGGCGGGCGACCCGTGGATGTCGTTCGGGTCGTTCTGGAGCGGCATCCGCATGGTCCCGCTCGAGTGGCCGGGCGGGGGACGAGCGGATGCCTCGGAGCCGCGGCACCTCGCCGACCGGCAGTCCCCGCCGAACGCGGTCGAGGCGCCGTACATCGTGGCGCGCGACGGCGACTACTTCCTGTTCGTCTCACGTGACGCCTGCTGTCAGGGGCTCGACAGCACGTACAACATCGCCGTCGGCCGCTCGGAGGCGGTCGACGGGCCCTACCTGGACCGCGACGGCGTGCCGCTCGTCGAGGGCGATCGCATCGGGCCGGGTGGCCAGTCGGTGCAGGGCGACACGCTCGCACTGCATTACTACGACCGGCGCCTGAACGGATCGTTCCAGCTCGCGCTCGTCGAGCTGGAGTGGGATGCCGAGGGCTGGCCGGTCGCGCATTGGTAG
- a CDS encoding LamG domain-containing protein, giving the protein MQVKFKPRTDGSFRVVVGSPNYTGGAVDAAAAAALTGAADGDGGSFAAAHLAWWHAFWGGVSPMKITSTDGSGEYIENQRALGMYTTAATSRSTLPATHGGIANLLSAFQDASLWDAASYWHFNMRMQTSANFAANMADFNEPYFNLYHDNFETRQTLTAEKMPGSSGICVPEVMRFNGTGDYSATQRQCDSSAGFGYVTRILSTGPEAAYNMWLQYLYTDDEAFLDESYPFLAEVVRFYLWRAPVAVDGFRHIEHANARENQWDVTDPTTDLAAMRVLFPLVEELAAQRGEDDFADEIAAAIPQIPPFRTVIRNSKTVLAWSDTDGGSQNKENPDVEPVWPWGLYGDTGGADTTLARDTFTNRIYGQSYDWDMASTQAARVGLSDQVKTLLVDGTKKFQVFPNGFADYAGSAASAFYSEWQWVVASGVQEALVQSYDGLVRAPAAWPAGWDVDGALQIQGGHRVSVQVRGGVPTVVGIEAAKDDTITVRNPWAGQEIRVIDGSTGTQVVAPTTATTMTIPLTEGGSVVVERTADPLSGFTFAQVDGARALTAKHLGSRTIGLDPGAGVPAGGLVDWIPSSGSTVLDASGRHVDGAVQGGSASYFGGPTGPALVLDGTRYVSAPAPALGAMTSFTAETQVRIDSTGSQRRLIDYQSVGNNGSTGFMVDVNPSNQVRFAGGGRVVQTPVTLPTGQFVHLAVTLDASGLLRVYLNGAVAWSEQGAPAPIGAGSGLELRFGADQDGGSRLTGKMGRTRIHDRALTSLEIAADARSQVTFGAEACAAVVGDTTLVDWNPATGTQSQVIDTSGSRRDAHLHGNATYTQGIGGPALVLNGGRYLTSGTKVNFGPLTALTVQAQVRTDTAGGYRRLVDYQNVGGNGSTGFLIDLSPDNHVRFIGAGVSVITGAVVPTGAMVDLAVTLDAAGALTVYQNGVVSWTGSIAAQPFGGCASLPLRIGADQNGGSSLAGAVGRVRVWGRALSGAEITSNAATPSTEQCRPTIGPDPLVDWRPQSGTSVPDASGYYRPGTVLGTPTYTSDADGPALVLTGSQSIESVSKVNLGSNLTALTASAHVRVDSSGSYRRLVDYIPVGSGATGVLIDLTPDNHVRFIASGTQTVTGGAQVPTGVFVDLVVTLDTAGLLTVYQNGVSTWSGQRPALTNTCINLPLRVGRDQNGGSLLKAAVGQVRLWPRVLTAAEVGAL; this is encoded by the coding sequence GTGCAGGTGAAGTTCAAGCCGCGAACCGACGGCAGTTTCCGGGTGGTGGTGGGCTCGCCGAACTACACGGGCGGCGCGGTGGATGCGGCTGCCGCAGCGGCGTTGACGGGCGCCGCCGACGGTGATGGCGGATCGTTCGCTGCTGCGCACCTGGCGTGGTGGCACGCCTTCTGGGGCGGGGTGTCCCCGATGAAGATCACCTCGACTGACGGGTCAGGCGAGTACATCGAGAACCAGCGTGCGCTCGGCATGTACACGACGGCCGCCACCTCGCGCTCGACGCTGCCGGCGACCCACGGCGGTATCGCCAACCTGCTTTCCGCGTTCCAGGACGCCAGTCTGTGGGATGCGGCGTCGTACTGGCACTTCAACATGCGAATGCAGACGTCGGCGAACTTCGCCGCGAACATGGCGGACTTCAACGAGCCGTATTTCAACCTGTACCACGACAACTTCGAGACACGGCAGACGCTCACCGCAGAGAAGATGCCGGGAAGCTCGGGCATCTGCGTCCCTGAGGTGATGCGTTTCAACGGCACCGGCGACTATTCCGCCACGCAGCGCCAGTGCGACAGCAGCGCGGGCTTCGGGTACGTCACTCGCATCCTGTCCACCGGGCCCGAGGCCGCGTACAACATGTGGTTGCAGTACCTCTACACCGACGACGAGGCGTTCCTCGACGAGAGCTATCCCTTCCTGGCAGAAGTGGTGCGGTTCTACCTGTGGCGTGCGCCGGTCGCTGTCGACGGCTTCCGGCACATCGAACACGCCAACGCCCGGGAGAACCAGTGGGACGTCACCGATCCGACGACGGACCTCGCGGCGATGAGGGTGCTGTTCCCGCTGGTCGAGGAACTGGCGGCCCAACGCGGGGAGGACGACTTTGCCGACGAGATCGCCGCGGCGATCCCGCAGATCCCGCCGTTCCGCACGGTCATCCGCAACAGCAAGACCGTTCTCGCATGGTCGGACACCGACGGCGGGTCGCAGAACAAGGAGAACCCCGACGTCGAGCCGGTCTGGCCGTGGGGGTTGTACGGCGACACCGGGGGAGCCGACACCACGCTCGCTCGAGACACGTTCACCAACCGCATCTACGGGCAGTCCTATGACTGGGACATGGCCTCGACGCAGGCTGCGCGGGTCGGATTGTCGGATCAGGTCAAGACGCTGCTCGTCGATGGCACCAAGAAGTTCCAGGTCTTTCCGAACGGGTTCGCCGACTATGCGGGAAGTGCGGCCTCAGCGTTCTACAGCGAGTGGCAGTGGGTCGTCGCCAGCGGCGTGCAGGAAGCGTTGGTGCAGTCCTACGACGGCCTCGTCAGGGCTCCGGCAGCATGGCCCGCGGGTTGGGATGTCGACGGTGCGTTGCAGATCCAGGGTGGTCACCGGGTGAGTGTCCAGGTCCGCGGTGGAGTGCCGACGGTGGTCGGCATCGAGGCGGCCAAGGACGACACGATCACCGTGCGGAACCCGTGGGCAGGTCAGGAGATCCGGGTGATCGACGGATCGACGGGCACGCAGGTCGTGGCGCCGACGACTGCGACGACGATGACGATCCCGCTGACTGAGGGCGGCAGCGTGGTCGTGGAACGCACCGCGGATCCGCTCTCGGGGTTCACGTTCGCGCAGGTCGACGGCGCACGTGCCTTGACAGCCAAGCACCTGGGATCCCGCACCATCGGCCTGGACCCGGGTGCAGGCGTTCCCGCAGGCGGGCTGGTGGACTGGATTCCGAGCTCGGGCAGCACTGTGCTCGATGCCTCCGGTCGTCACGTCGACGGGGCGGTTCAGGGCGGTTCGGCATCTTACTTCGGTGGCCCCACGGGCCCGGCGTTGGTACTGGATGGCACCCGCTATGTCTCAGCGCCCGCTCCGGCCCTGGGTGCGATGACGTCGTTCACCGCCGAGACCCAGGTGCGCATCGACTCGACGGGAAGCCAACGGCGGTTGATCGACTATCAATCCGTTGGGAACAACGGGTCGACCGGGTTCATGGTCGACGTGAACCCGAGCAACCAGGTTCGCTTCGCCGGCGGCGGCCGGGTCGTCCAGACCCCGGTCACGCTCCCCACCGGCCAGTTCGTGCACCTGGCTGTGACGCTGGATGCCTCGGGGCTGCTGCGCGTGTATCTCAACGGTGCCGTGGCGTGGAGCGAACAGGGCGCTCCTGCGCCGATCGGGGCGGGCTCGGGGCTGGAGCTGCGGTTCGGCGCCGACCAGGACGGTGGATCCCGGCTGACCGGGAAGATGGGACGCACCCGCATCCACGACCGGGCGCTCACGTCGCTGGAGATCGCGGCCGATGCCCGTTCCCAGGTCACCTTCGGTGCAGAGGCCTGCGCGGCCGTGGTCGGTGACACCACGTTGGTGGACTGGAACCCGGCGACCGGGACGCAGTCGCAGGTCATCGACACCTCTGGCAGTCGGCGGGATGCCCACCTGCACGGCAACGCCACCTATACACAGGGCATCGGCGGCCCAGCGCTCGTGCTCAACGGGGGCCGCTACCTCACGTCGGGCACGAAGGTCAATTTCGGCCCACTGACCGCGTTGACCGTGCAGGCCCAGGTCCGTACCGACACAGCCGGCGGCTATCGACGCCTGGTCGACTACCAGAACGTCGGCGGGAACGGATCGACCGGCTTCCTCATCGACCTGAGCCCCGACAATCACGTCCGATTCATCGGGGCGGGGGTCTCCGTCATCACCGGCGCAGTCGTGCCCACCGGCGCGATGGTCGACTTGGCCGTCACGCTGGATGCCGCTGGCGCTCTGACCGTGTACCAGAATGGCGTGGTCAGCTGGACCGGGTCGATCGCAGCACAGCCGTTCGGGGGCTGTGCCAGCCTGCCGCTGCGGATCGGTGCCGACCAGAACGGTGGCAGCAGCCTGGCGGGTGCGGTCGGCCGGGTGCGGGTCTGGGGTCGCGCCCTGTCCGGCGCGGAGATCACATCCAACGCCGCGACACCTTCGACGGAGCAGTGCCGGCCCACCATCGGGCCCGACCCGCTGGTGGACTGGCGCCCGCAAAGCGGGACCAGCGTGCCCGACGCATCCGGCTACTACCGGCCGGGCACCGTGCTGGGCACGCCCACCTACACGTCCGACGCAGACGGGCCCGCGCTCGTGCTGACCGGCAGCCAATCGATCGAGTCGGTGTCGAAGGTGAACTTGGGCAGCAACCTGACGGCGCTCACTGCTTCAGCGCACGTTCGCGTCGACTCCTCAGGAAGCTACCGACGGCTCGTCGACTACATCCCGGTCGGGTCCGGAGCGACCGGCGTCCTCATCGACCTGACCCCTGACAACCACGTCCGGTTCATCGCGAGCGGCACCCAGACCGTGACCGGCGGCGCCCAGGTGCCGACCGGTGTGTTCGTCGACCTGGTCGTCACCCTCGACACGGCGGGCCTGCTGACCGTGTATCAGAACGGAGTCTCGACCTGGAGCGGGCAACGGCCGGCGCTCACCAACACGTGCATCAACCTGCCGTTGCGCGTCGGCCGGGACCAGAACGGCGGGAGCTTGCTGAAGGCGGCCGTCGGACAGGTCCGCCTCTGGCCACGTGTGCTGACCGCCGCCGAGGTCGGAGCGCTCTAG
- a CDS encoding MogA/MoaB family molybdenum cofactor biosynthesis protein has translation MTRRTAVVIVASTRAAAGTAVDRTGPVIAAWLAEHGFDVTGPLVVRDGADVAASLRRALGDHPSLILTTGGTGLSPSDATPEATRELLDREVPGFMEELRRRGLASTPNALLTRGYAGVAGTTFIVNLPGSPGGVRDGLGVLGGVVDHVLDQLAGGDHPSSVP, from the coding sequence ATGACCCGGCGCACCGCCGTCGTCATCGTCGCGTCGACCCGCGCAGCGGCGGGTACCGCCGTCGATCGCACCGGACCCGTGATCGCCGCGTGGCTCGCCGAACACGGCTTCGACGTCACCGGCCCGCTGGTCGTGCGCGATGGCGCCGATGTCGCCGCGAGCCTTCGGCGTGCGCTGGGTGACCACCCCTCGCTCATCCTGACGACGGGCGGCACCGGACTCTCACCGAGCGATGCGACCCCTGAGGCGACCCGCGAACTCCTCGACCGCGAGGTGCCCGGGTTCATGGAGGAGCTGCGACGGCGTGGTCTGGCCTCGACGCCCAACGCGCTCCTGACCCGCGGATACGCGGGGGTCGCGGGCACGACGTTCATCGTGAACCTGCCGGGTTCCCCCGGCGGCGTGCGCGACGGGCTCGGCGTGCTCGGCGGCGTAGTCGACCACGTGCTCGACCAGCTGGCCGGGGGCGACCACCCGTCATCCGTGCCCTGA
- the moaC gene encoding cyclic pyranopterin monophosphate synthase MoaC, translated as MTEPRLTHLRDDGSAHMVDVTDKAVTRRTASAQAVLVTSEEVVAAIADGSLPKGEAIGTARLAGIMAAKQTSTLIPLCHPLPLTKLDVDITPQGDRVLVVATATTKGVTGVEMEALTAASVAALTLYDMIKAVDNRAVITDIMVLAKAGGKSGDWSRG; from the coding sequence ATGACTGAACCCCGCCTCACCCACCTGCGCGACGACGGCTCCGCGCACATGGTCGACGTGACCGACAAGGCCGTGACCCGCCGCACCGCGAGCGCACAGGCCGTGCTCGTCACGAGCGAAGAGGTCGTCGCCGCGATCGCCGATGGCTCGCTCCCGAAGGGCGAGGCGATCGGCACCGCGCGCCTCGCCGGCATCATGGCGGCCAAGCAGACCTCGACGCTCATCCCGCTCTGCCACCCGCTGCCGCTCACGAAGCTCGACGTCGACATCACTCCGCAGGGCGATCGCGTGCTCGTCGTCGCGACCGCCACGACGAAGGGCGTCACGGGTGTCGAGATGGAGGCGCTCACCGCCGCGAGCGTCGCCGCGCTCACGCTCTACGACATGATCAAGGCCGTCGACAACCGCGCAGTGATCACCGACATCATGGTGCTCGCCAAGGCGGGCGGCAAGAGCGGCGACTGGTCGCGCGGATGA